CTTGTgtccgagtagtttctactcattctcgacggagagggcgtaactTTGACCACGCTAAAGTGCTACTCTCTCCCTTCGGTCTCGCGCTGGCGGCTTCGCATCGTgagaaggacccagaatcttctggaaggcggtttccgcactcgaccaatggggtcgtgcGCCCGGCGCGAGATGGAGAAGGAAAGTGTGGAGtagatactgcgtgtatgtgcgcgcctgccttggcgcgaagaacgaacagacgcggaccgcgcctataaatgaggggctttaACCGCTGCCTGTCAGCTCCAGTCGCCGTTTATGCTTCTGAGAagtgcgcccgctcgactccGGGGAGAACACCTCCGCCCTGTCTCGGACCAGCGCGGCAACGAACGCCAGCCTGCGGGACGCCTCTGTCGTGCTTCTCAgatcgtcggactgtcgcagtgcctggTGAAGAAATTATATTTTgcttgtttgtctctctctgtgttagtgcactttaagcGCAAAGATTTCGTTGAAtagtaatctctctcgattgttactttgcaccaGTTGCGTTGTCTTTGTAAATCACCTTGTATATATGCTCGTACGAATGATTGTGAAATCATATATATCGTATCTTTGCTGAATacgctttattttgttttgtgaacctttggctccgacccattctctgtctGGCTatcggcgaaagctgggcaccaaacgaccaccacCCTTGTCACTTTGTTGCcggtctctggctgagcttgccacgcctagtcgagggcatctccttagTGACCGAGACCGATACCCCTACACGCCCTAAGGGTGTCCGGTGACAACCTGCCGCTTCGGAGCCGATGACACGCCGATGTCACCCATACTAGTTTTCTAAGCACAAACACGCCAAAAACGATATTATGCTATGTAACTGTTTCATTAATCGAAAAAAGTGCTAAGTACCGAGAAATGGGAACACGGCGGGCATGGACAAAGCAGGAAGGTGTCGGATTAGTTTTCGCGAAAAATTTCGGTTTTTAAAGCGTGAGTAGAGAATTTAAGCCGATAAACAAAATGCCCATTGTTGTCTTGGGTACTAGAACAAGCTACAGACCGCTGGCGTGAGAATGGTAAAGTTACACCCGTGAAATGGGTTTTTGTTCCACGTTTTGCGAGTTTTACGCCGATATGGCCGAAAATCATTCAGGCTGCTGGCAACCGTGCGCGCATGTGTTGGTGTCATGGTGGTGTCGCCGGCGGGGCCTCCCGGGTTTTGCGTTTCCAACGAAATCCAAGTTAATCGTCCACTTAtggtaagtctacacgattatatTTTTATTGGTTTGGTGTCCTAAACTACTATAAGCAAAGCGGTGTGTGTATTACACACTATCCGCGCAGCGACAAACTTTTATCCTCGTTTGTAAGCGGAGTTATAAGCTGCGGAAACCATCGGGCTGTCGACTATCGATGCCGCTTATGTCTGTGCCGTCATGTTTCTAACGCGTGGAAAAGGCACCCGCTGATTAAGTGAACGAAAAACTTCATTTGGCTCTAAGTGAGTCGGCGAGAAACCCGTGATGGTAAGCCGCTTCTCGCGAGCTGTCTGCTGCTTTTTTTATGCGTGTTGCAACGTAGATGTGCGTGTTGCAACCTAGATGGACGGCCAGGGATATCAGTTAGCCCGTGAAGGAAGGCCGAAATGTAACTAAGCGTTAGCGCCGGCAGGGCTCGATTTACTTGGCGACTGCGGAAATGTTCACTCGCGGTCTGATGTTGGATGCGATGGTTTTCTTAATCATTGCCTTATCGCCTGTCCGGACCATGGAGTGCTGCTCATTGTGAACTGTGCTTCGCTTGTTCCGTGTAGACCAatttatattttaattttttctctcGTGATGTTTCTGTTTAAGAGAACGATGTGGTGTCAGAGTATAGGTCATATGAGCCACGGTAAACCTCTATGCTATCGTTGCTTTTTCAGTCGTTGTCGCTGTAGCTCTTGACACAGGCTGAATGAAAGGATGAATTCAGTGATATGTTTATTATACAGGGTGCCCAAGGTAGCATAACTCAGGGTTTAAAAATACGgcgaggcactctaagacgacgcgaccaaatgcatgctgccaGCTAATGTATGGAGCAAGTCGCACCATTTTTGTATtgggcttaattgcataattagtcgatatatttaaccaacttcgcaagcaatgaagataggcgaaaaaggcCAATGAGAAAGTTCTAAAACGGTCCGCAAAACTTCCGCTTGAACAGTTTTTACCTTTATATTACGAATCagcttttttttctcatattgcaaatgcccgcgaaatacaaaaaaaaagataccacgtgacatgctCGCTTGCcggccgcgattgcagtgctctagAACGTTCCGTGTAGGCACCAACAGACCATTTAACCCGGTCGTCGGCCGCTTAAATGGCGACGGGGCAGCGGCTCAGCCGCTCcatggctgtgcgatttacgccagtGGTATGCTTTCCTCGCGGCGCTTAATGATAGCGACAAGCggacacagtccttatcgcttgcgctcccGCAATCGCGCAGCCAGTGCCTGCGTCGCTGCACCGTCGCCTTTTAAGCAGCAACACACCCGGCTAAATGAGCTGTTTGTcgggcggaacgtttgagagcgctgCAGCCGCGGCGCGCAAGCTGGCATGTCACGTGGTGTTTGTATCTCGCGGGCATCTGTAGAGATAAAAAAAAGCCGGTATGCAATAGATGGAAAACcggaaactgttcagtgggtcgTTTCGAgcaccgttctacaactttctcattggacttttttcgcctatcttctttGCTTGAGAAGTTAATTAATGTCGaataattatgcaattaagcgcaataaaaaataaagagagtTGACCCATACAATAGCCAGTAACATGAATTTGGTCGCGTTGTCTAGTGCCGCGGCATATTGTTAAACCCTGGCTAGGTAGGTAGGCGTGAGGGGAGGTTCGGTTCGCTTGGTTCTAAATCTCGGTTGGCGGCCATCAGTCCATGACTTCTGGCAACCTTCTCCGCCCATTCCACCCGCCTCTTCCGTGAGGCCGGCTCTGATCTAGCGACCGCGATCTCCCAATCTGCTAGgtctgtgaggttccagcgagatggtggttggagaTCTCCGCATATGAATAGTATGTGTTCGAAGTTTCCTCTCGGAGCCCAACAAACAGAGCACTCGGGCTTGTATTGACCCGGTTGTATTAGCGCCAGATAGGCCGATAAAGGAAACGTTCTGGACTGGAGTTGCCTCTATATAGCCTGTTGTTCCTTCGTGAGGGTGTGGTGTGGTGGCGAATATATGAGCCTATCCTCTCTGTAGTGCAGGGTGATTTCATTGTCGGTGATTAGTCTGTCCCTCGCGCAATTCTTCTCAACTGTTTTTGGCATGCTCAATTGACGTACGCTAGAGCAATAGAGTGCgcctcctcgtttccggggttgcctgcgtgggctagCACCCGAACTAGTTGAATTGGTCTGGGGTTGTGGGGGCTTGATTGAAGTTAGCTGGGACTCCCTGTATATGCAGTGCGCATATATCATTCGTCTGTTGCGCACCATTCGGAAATGAAAAGAGAGACAACAACAGAGACTCCTTCAAGAAACGCTGCCTTCGGTGTTCGTGCTACAAAAAACTCCAAGGAAATAGCTTCCGGAGCTCTCTGCGCGCGTAGAACAATTTGTCGTGTACCGCACAGTGGATACACACAGTCCACGACAGAGAGACACGGTCGCGCGGTACGCTGTAGTTCTCGAAGAACAGCCTCACATCGTAGCTGTCCGTCTTGAGGCGGCGCAGCGCGGGCAGGGCCGTCATCACGTGGTGCAGGTCTTCAGGCTCCAGTCCCAACTCACGCACCGTCAGATCCGTGTTCAGAGTCAGTTCCTCGAGACGCGGAAAAGAAAGCCGCCCACCGACGACCTTGCGGAGTCTCAGGAACTTTGAGGAAGACCCGGCACCCAGCAGATGCAACCGGCGCAGTCTACCGCTTGTGGCCAGGAACAGTGACCCGACACACACCACTGATAGCCTCACGTTTAACTTGACGACTTCGAGGCTGGGGAAAGCGTGCATTCCCAGGGCGACTTCGTCAAGTGGTCCTTCGCAATCCAGGAGACTTAGGCTCTTCAGTTGTGGACAAAGCCTTGCTATGGCAGTGAGCCGCAGGCCGGTGAAGAACGTCAAGGATAAGTTCTCCAACCCTGGCAGTGACTGCAAGAGCAGCTGAAGCTCCGGATCGACGTTGGTGCTGAAGAGAGGAGGTCTTATCTTCAGCGATAGGCTGCGAAGATTTCGGAAACCTGAGACGCCAGCCAGTTCTTCTCGGCATGTGATGGCCACCTGCAAAGGGGAGACGTGTGCCctttaaaaaatggcagtggcttaacttggctaaccctggaaatcagcgaaaagcaagcacgcttgctatgCGTCTGAGGCTCATCAATGGCAGCtgcgctacacgctcgcgacagccgttctgtatatacccacatgaccacttggctatgacgtggtatcacgtggtcttcttacgacacccccatcggatgtcatcacgaggcctcacatcaccccatcggatgtcatcacgtggcctcacatcaccccatcggacgtTCTTAAGGCCTAGAGCTCATCTTAAAAGTCAACCCAATGTCAAACGTCAGAAATCATCTAAATGTCGTGGGTCAAGGGTTCTACAGCATGACTGCACCACATATAgccatacacggctaacgttGTTGGGCTGAAGGCCGTTCAAGGTCATTATTCGGTTTACGCgaggactgctttacctagcgtagtgaagcttttcgcttcaaaccCGGATTAAAGGCTGTTCAACACCATGAGTGAAATCAGAGTTCACGTACCACTAAATGCTCCACGTGCTGGTAGGTCCTGGCTGCACGACTGATGACGTCTACGGTCGCCATGACTGCACCCCCGAGGACGTAAGGAGCCGACGAAGGGATCAGAACGAGATGGGTGCAGCCACTCATTTCCGACTGCGCGGCTGGGCATCCCTGCTCCACGGAAGCTTCCAGGAAGTGGAAGGTGTCCATGCGGCGTAACTGGACAGATGTAGGTCAGGGGTCAGGAGCGGCAATTGTTGTAGGAATccggaaagaaaagaaataagagTTGCCAGTTACCGAAAACGATTCGCGAATTCAAAGACAGTGACCAGTTTCAAAGGAGCACAGAGACCGCATTTTTGATCGTGTCTTTTCTTTAAAATGGATCACCACGTGGAATTCGCAAACACCCAGTAAATCACTTAAAATTAAAATTATTCTTCCAAGCTGTTTCTGTCTGAATATCTGAACGGCGTCTACGACTGACAGAACTGACTTCAGGACATGCGAGGCGTAGAAAAGTGCGATAAAATCACAGATTCGTCGATTTAATTCACTCCGACAATTACCCCTGCCTGTGCTCAGAGCAAAAATAACAACGAATCAGCAGGAAGTTACATTACAGAATTTTTTCTATGCCTGCTCTGATTTGGCGTCATTCCCAGCGTCCCGCCGTAGAAACTATAATAGCAtataaggagaaaaaaattataaattagtTGCCTTGCGGAGGGTAATTCCACACGGTGATTTAACAGTACTGATAttgctttattttatttgcttACTAAATACGCCTGACTGCTCTTTGGCAATCGAGGCAGAAGTGATACAAACGAGGAGGTGCAAAATAACAAGACCGGTGGATCAGAGCAAGGTTACCCAAAACTCTTTTGAAGAAGCCAAAAACAAAAAGAGCGTAGCAAATTGAAGCAAGTCATCCAATGTTAACCGAACTAAAAGCCAAGAGAACAAGAGGAAAAAAGCTCACAGGATGGTTACCACTGTTTAACGTGAGACAGCTGTCGAGGCATTTTCATTCCATGGTTTTTCGAGGTGAATAATTCGAGAGCGATGTGTGTATATGCATATTTCAAGTAAAAAACTTAGAGACAACTGCACAGattgcattggagaaatgcgaaagcattagcgttTGCCGCGATGTTCGTGGCTCCTAGTCGACGCCTTTCTACACCTACTTACCCACCCCGTTAAGGTTCGACTGCCGCTCTTCCATCTCTGGTGCTACAACTCGACGATGTGcgcttttttgttgctgtactctgaTTGGTTGTAGGCGCGACGTCATCAGACGTATGGATGGCGTCACTCTTTTTCGTCACATGGTCTCACTAATGAGCCACAATATTTGAACcagttaagggcacagggtaagccctatacttcccatgcattttaggccatgtggaggtacatgtttctcactaactaataacagtagcctaataatacatatatcattgtttgccaaattttgtgctttttttactgaactagaatatttgaaatgtgttgaaaattcgatttttaataaacttttttcaggtagtacacaaatctggcctttctttgcgcatttcaaaattcataacagaataactgctcagtgaaattgcttaattctagttcagtagttggcaacagttatgtagatgattgaaaaaaaatatcaaccgtctgtcttgaaaggcattggaaataatggtacctttgtaagaaaaaacactgttttgagataatagagcgtaaagagaaaaaagatgtgaaaaaccattttttattcgcagaaacgcctccatattaattggtttaatagccccctgcttcgtagtcactgtcgccgtcattttttcgcttttcggcttgtcgttttgactgtcgcgcctcttttgtaagctgtcgtgttgctcggtccgcaaagtacatgcgcttatggtcagcttccctcagccacttgatg
The genomic region above belongs to Amblyomma americanum isolate KBUSLIRL-KWMA chromosome 9, ASM5285725v1, whole genome shotgun sequence and contains:
- the LOC144103530 gene encoding uncharacterized protein LOC144103530, whose amino-acid sequence is MERIEGFGDPHALLDTEDHIVLKLKDPWPRDASLPQGCSLGDDSGSLLVTNRESLVAARRALRRTPISEALFAGCVAFGTSHTFESAARKILRDCEEICIVHNRDTVYKLIRMFPNAKVLALPHDLGTHAVETDEPSRDPSAPLVRSSQLRQLVGSLEGQYDECLLLSTKTVRAILLTCPQLRRMDTFHFLEASVEQGCPAAQSEMSGCTHLVLIPSSAPYVLGGAVMATVDVISRAARTYQHVEHLVVAITCREELAGVSGFRNLRSLSLKIRPPLFSTNVDPELQLLLQSLPGLENLSLTFFTGLRLTAIARLCPQLKSLSLLDCEGPLDEVALGMHAFPSLEVVKLNVRLSVVCVGSLFLATSGRLRRLHLLGAGSSSKFLRLRKVVGGRLSFPRLEELTLNTDLTVRELGLEPEDLHHVMTALPALRRLKTDSYDVLRFQRNRFHLPWRQEVAYRVELAIAAMIIQQPASSSTSD